atctcttcATTTAGGTTTAAGAATCAATGTGAACTCGTAGTAAAATGAAAACTTCCCTGAAAAGGAAAGAATCtgttggcatcccaaatattcacgaAATTGCCCCTAGAGACTATATAAAGCCGGTTGAAAACTTCCgagggttttaccccttgaactcctggccgccaTCAACCTCAGATTCACCTTTGCTTCTTCTCAGTCAGATTTGTcggcttgtttgagtgggttgttatgacttttggtttgaaaaatacgggtgctacttatcaaagagctatgaatttaatcttccatgatttgcttggtgtcatcttggaggtgtacattgatgatattgtcattaaatcggctaGTTTGggtcatcatttagccgatttgagacttgctcttgagaggatgcgccggtatggtgtaaggatcaccggggtgtccgaccctagagggggagggggtgaatagggtcgttaatcgctttctatcctagggctcaatctaattgcataagataaacctaacacatcctatacatgctagttatgactaaagtttatctatgctactctctacttacccctaaaagacttgcaacctatagccaatcctaatcaaactaactaggaaagtaaatgcacgcaaggtagagtaaatgcggaaacgtaatacgtaagtaaagaggtaagggagagaatatgcaaactcccgtgaagacaccaagacacatgatttaacgtggttcggttaggacaccaagtccctccctacgtccacagccacttgtccaacacgaacaagtgtgatgccgagtctcttcgcttgatcaccgtcttgcgttcgccaccaaggctcccggcaagcaaaggctaagtgaccccaagtcaccaaaacaaggccaccgccaccgtctctctcgaagcgtcaccacgggcaccgtcttcactatcggagcttctcaccaagagggctctccttccccgcacaaagtgtcgttgcctctccacaccaagtcagagggtcacacgacgagtacacaagatgcttgccgcagcaagacttctctcaagggaggtctcgcaagaactaatccttattacaagcactaagcactctcacaagtgtgcttaagcctatatgatgtacaatgaagctctatggtggttagAGAGGTTTTTCAAGTGTAGtatgcttccttagtctccagcaccctcaaatgacccgtggggtggcatatatatagcccaaccctccaaactatccgttgggaaaaggctgacgaaatcccttaacgccggttaaaccgacgttcagtttttgtcatcaccggtttaaccggtgagtgtattttcccagcAATTTAGCCGTTACTGCTCTAATGGCTActttgatcaatcgaccgacaCTGTCAAAACtaacatcggttcaactggtgcatGTAATcttcaatcgaccgacgctctcaaaactaacgtcggttcaaccggtgcatgtaatctcagaaacccccaaaaatggagtctctggacaactgcaccgacgcttcagaaaccaacgtcggttcaaccggtgtactcTGCTGATTTTACCTTCTCTGATTCTgttgcaccggtgagtacaatttccctatcgtcggttcaactggtgataGTAAGTTGTCTCtgttttgatcttttcgacttggatttcttcacggtctcttcaattcttgtcctttggaccgaagaggtttcagggcgctgccctgagacccgcgaggggcggctccccctcgaccttcgggcctagctacgcctatcttctctttgtcatcacttgaacctaaaagcctgataatgatcatcttaacacatatattagtccaagtgttgtgtgtgtcatcaatcgccaaaacattatattgaaatatggcatgagaggccatttttgctacatatggtttgaagatgaatccactcaaatatgcttttggtgtatcggctgaaaagtttcttggcttcattgttcatgagaagggaatagaggttgatcctaaaagaattgaagccatgaggaaggttgaagcccctacatgcaagaaggatttacagaagttcttgggcaaggtaaatttcttgagaaggtttatatctaacttgtccgggaacatcgatgcttttactcctattcttcggttaaaagatgaaaccgaatttacttgggggcagaacagcaagaagcatttgagaagatcaagatttatttgtcttcgccacccgtactcaaagcacctaggaaaggagtacctttcagactttatgtggttgctgaagacaaggttattggggctattttgactcaagaaaccgaagggaaggagtatatcattacatatttaagccgacgacttattgatgcagagacgaggtatacatttactgagaaattgtgtttgtctctttattatgcttgtaccaaattaaggcattatctactatctagtacttgcatagtagtatgtcaaaccgatgtgatcaaacatatgttacaaaaatCGATTTTGAGcggtagaatcggcaagtgggcttatgctttggttgaatatgatttggcttgtgaacctttaaaatctgagaggccaaattatagcggattttattgttgaacatcggattaatgacaagtaTGATCTAGAaatcggctatattacttgcacaccatggaagttgtactttgatgtatcggtttgtgatgatggtcaagggattggtgttgttcttatttctccgaatggtgttgtttttgaattttcaaatatattggaagaagagtgcacaaataaccaagttgaatatgaggctcttctatttagcttggaattcttgcaatccatgggcgtgaagcatgttgaagcctttggagattctcttctggtggtgcagcaagtatctaaggtatgccagtgctataatggttctctaaatgcatatcttgataaatgtctcgatattatttcttctttcgatgaatttattataaacatattccgagggaagagaatggaaaggcaaatactctggcccagcaagcatctggctataatgttatgaaaaaatatttcaacattcgcaagccgatgcaaacgagAGCGAGTGTCTAGTTCTggatgcaccggtcagaccggtcagcgagaccggtcagaccggtcagcgagaccggtctgaccggtccagagaccggtctgaccggtgatgcagctgttggttctgattcggccaaaaaagatgattcaattgtctcggccgaagcccaggattggagggttcctcttATATCGTATTTAACAGATCCTAgtcgtggtgcagagagaaatattcggcatttggctttcaagtacgttttaattgacgatgaactttatcgtcgaactgccgaagatttgcttctcaagtgtttagacTTGGATCAGGCCCGGGTTGCTATGGGTGGGGTTCATGAAgctatttgtggtactcatcaatcagcTCCCAAGAttaagtggttacttagaagagccggtttctatttgcccaccatgctatccgattgtttcaagtactataaaggatgtgaagaatgtcagcggtttggtgatttgcaattggtgcctgttgcgttgatgcatcctattattaaaccgtggccgttccgaggttgggggttggatttcattgaacaaattaatcctccatcttcaaaggggcatcgcttcgtgttggttgctacggattatttcactaaatggaccgaagcggtttctttgaagaatatgacacataaggaggtaattgagtttattactaagcatattattcatagattcggcattccacaaactttgacaacggatcaaggttcttcatttatatcaaaggaggtacgtgactttgccgaatcttacaagattaagttactcaattcatctccatactatgctcaggccaatgggcaagccgagtctagtaataagattttgatcaaacttgtcaagaagaagatagaagaaaatcctaagaggtggcatgaagtgttatccgaagcattgttggctcatcgtatatctagacatggtgctactaaggttactccttttgagcttgtgtatggtcaagatgctgttttacccgttgaggtaaatctggatgcatatagattggcaaagcaaaatgacaTCTTCgttgttgattaccatgatttgatgatggataatattgatgaggtgaccgacaagcgtttgaaggctttgaaggagattgagaaagacaagcttcgggtggccagagcttacaacaaaaaggtaaaacttaaatcttttcaggttggggatctggtttggaagacaattttgcctcttgggatgaaaagcaacaagtttggcaaatggtcgccaagttgggagggtccatacaagattattaaagttatctccggtaattcgtatatggtagagacggtgcaaggtgagcgtctaccaagggctatcaatgggaggtACTTGAAGAAGTTCTATCCTTGCGTATAGCAAAGTGCATGAGGACGAAGATGGCCGGTATTGGATATCGcccatagttttatttttagacttgtatgctctgtgtaaaacatgtacatcaggatagttcttgctttttggcttgtgaagctcaccaaaaagcagggggcatatgttgatagccaattctggcagtttagaggccgaccggtctgaccggtcgggggggcatatgttgacagccaattctggCAGTTTAGAggccgactggtctgaccggccgaccggtcagaccagtctgtccagttgtaatctgagtaggcttcgttttattttggaaattcttgtataaaccgacttggagaggggtacgacttccccgacctataaatataaaggctaggGCCGATTGAGggattcccaatcgaatcaatcaaaacatcgcattactttttatctctcaaaccctagccttttccaaccctagattgctttcttctttcgtctcgacgacgtttgaagacgttctgagtggcctgccgacctcagagcaaccctagccgcgcaagcttcgacggggtccctcccgagcttgcgtttctaggtcttcgcggttctctgctccacaccggtcagaccggtctacggaaccggtcagaccggtctgccagggcatcgctggttcagatcgttttgacgatctcctgcgcgttctagcgcattcgagtgtgttggcgcgattctgtgtcaacacactttttggcgactccactggggacagattaatctggttttaaaaccgatctaatctactccttgaagaagatgggttcttcagagatcgacaaggaaaacatcatcacggctacaatagaggagctcaccgaagaggagtgcaaggcctaccttcttgtggaggagcacatcaaggcacaattcttgaaaggcttcaagaaggattgtggtggcctcgtcaagagggtggaggagttcgtactgccgtctctcaagctagcaaggataagattgaagagatccccaatgtaagcctctctccctctgatatGTTTGATAGAATGTCATCCATAATGGATCAAAAGATTATTGCTGCACAAGCTGCTGCGGGTGACATTTTGattaaattgagtagtgatgttgatgcgctTAAATGTAAACAACCAatgtcagatcctaactcattATATCCGAGTTCGACTACCCCTGAAttcacatctgaaccactctatagtatgccgccgaactcgttctcagggcaaaccccgccaccgtcgaccgtgcacacagcaccggtcagaccggttccatgcCCAGCGACTTGTTGGCATTGACGATGGTGGCGCCCTTGGGAGTCGCTcaccttcttggaggcgtcGTCGTTCTTGGCTCTCTTTACCCTGCAACCATCGAGTCTCTCCAGGTGAAAACCCAGTTCTGGTTCTTCccgaatggcggcggcggtaatGACGTCATACCCTACCTGCAAGCGTCGCCTATGGAGGTCTTTGCTAGCTGTGTGCATGATCTGTGCTTTCTTGCTggtatgtgcatgtttgtgccCTCTTCCTCCCTACTCTTCAGGGCGAGGCTGGCATTGGTTTTGTCAGGTGGTGTTGTGGTTCGACGAGTGCTCTCTTCCGGCACCTCTGCTCCGTCGATGCTCTCCATGTTGGTGGTGCCAGTAAATCACATGTCGGGTAGTGTTTCTACCGCTTCCGCCATTCCCCTTCAAGGATTCCTCCCCTTCGACGGCGTTGGATGGTGGTATGTGGAGCTTGGAGGAGCTGTCAGTGTCACCATCAGCTTCAAGGGAGGTCATCGTATCCGGTGAGCTGTGGCTTGTGCGCCCTTCCCCGCCTTTAGTCCCCATTCCATTGGGTGATTCCTTAGATGGAGGGTAACAGCGGAGCTACGAGGGGTGGTGCTGGGTGCATCGGCCATGACAAAACCGGTGAGTATGTTGTTCGGTGGGGGCGCTAATCGGCGATCGGTGGTTATCTCTCGGCCGTGTCGTGCCTTGTCCTTGAACAGTTTGCGAGTTGTGTCTCTCCTACATGTTGTTCTTGGTGTTGTATCCAGTTGTTCATGTTCTTCTCTAGTTCTTTGCTCATCTGACTGTGTGGCAGTCTCTACTTGTAAGGTGCTTATATCAAAACCATCACCGGCCAGTCCGGCATCTGTGGTTAATGAAATTCAGGTGGGGAGTTTTCGTCACTCCCGGtgacctctcaaaaaaaaaatctttaatTTGCTAAATAGCTAGTAGAACATATGAGGTGTTTTGTTATTATGTGTTTTTTAGTCCAATAATAACCATGACATGCCAGGCCGCCTTGCAGCTAGCATCAATAATATATATAGTCAATCTAACAACCCAAACTCTGTTTAATTTAACTCCATGCTCACgtagtatacatatatatagctaTAGCAGCTAGCTATTTGCCTGCATGCTGGTGGTGATGTTGGTGGTCATGCCTGGCCTTCTGCTCCAGCTCTGGCAGCAGCTCCTCCGTCGATCTGTGGTCCAGCCAAGCGATGATATCTTGGAAAACAGTCCGGATGTTGTTGGGCGACTCACCGGAGGTGAGGGCGTGCCACATGCCTGGGTAGAGCTTGAGCGTCTTGTCCTGGCTCGCCGCCGATTGGTATAACAGCTCGCTCACTGAAGGGTCCGTCACCTTGTCCGCACCGCCGTGCACGATCAGGAACGGCAAGGACACCTACTTCAAATCAATCAAATATATAAACAGAAAATGCATGCATCATGCATTAGCTAGGTTGATTATATATTAAGCAagcaattatatatatatttatataaaccAAACAATGGCGCGCGGGatcggatatatatatatatatatatatatatatatatatatatatatatatatatatatatatatatatatatatatatatatatatgcttgcTCTATATTGTTCTCCATATCAATAATCTACCTTTTCCATGTTCAAACCTTGCTTAAACTGGCAATATATCATATATGATATTCTTTGCACAGTGCTTAGATGAGCATATGAAAGTGGTATATTCAGTCTGAAACACCCTGTATATAGTCGTGTTAGAGTTTGCAAATATATAAGCTAGACTACAATCAAAACAATGTGGCTCAATTTCCTGAATTGTGTTGGCCTGGTCAGACAAGCTAGCGAGTAATTGGACAGTGACGTTCCTGAGCTAGTACTGACCCCTAGCTAATTGGACGTACGTACAGTGGCTAATTGTTGACCGAACCACTTAACTAATAAAGTACTAGTCTGGAACCATGTGATCTGTTAATTTCTACTACGTGTTATGTATTGCATTGTTAATTAATTGGGAGTATCGGAGGGGATCGATCGAGACCTTGTTTGGTTgcaagtgctaaactttagcactagtatatatatatccaaataGAAGTGCTATTAAGGTGGGCTAAAATTTAGTCAAGACTCAAACATTTTGGCAAATGTATGAGTGCTAATTGGTGCTAAAGTTTAACACTCAACTTTTGCTCCTTCAAATAGACCCTTGATCATGTGCacacatggtgaatatgtatgtgtgtgtgtatatcaAATTAATATAATTGCGATTAATTGAGAGAAGTAAGTAGTTAATTAAAGTATATACCTTGTGCAGGAGGTTTGCCTCCACGTCCAAGCTGACCTTGAGCAGCTCGAAGGCGGTCTTGAGTCGCGGCTTGTCCTTGTAGCAGTAGGGGTTGCCCCGGATCTCGTCCCTCTTGTCCTGCATCCGGTAGGCGGCGTCGATGACATCGGCGGTGGGCACGATCTTCCAGGTGGGGATGATGGAGGTCATGGCCCTGAGGATGTTGACCACCACCGGGTGAGGCcgcatgtcgtcggcgatctTGCACATGGGCGCTACGAGCACGGCGCCGGCCCAGAAGTCGGGGCGAGCGCGGTGGAGGAGaagggcgacggcgccgcccatGGACTCGCCTAGAAGGAAGCGGCGCCGGTGAGGGTGGGAGCGGGCGACGGAGGTGAAGTAGTCGTCGCAGTCCTGGACGAGGGCCTGGAAGTCCGGCACGTAGCCCTGCAGACCGTCGGAGCGGCCGTGGCCCTCGTAGTCGAGGCCGTAGACGGCGTAGCCGGCACGGGCAAGGCGCTCGCCGGTGCCGCGCATAGTAACGCCGCACTCCACGGCGTAACCTATTTAAttgttgattgattgattgCGGTTAATAAATCGATCGATAATTAATCGCAGGCAACAAATGAATAAGCAAGCAACCAACCATGGCAGAGGAAGACGAGCGCCTTGGGAGGACGAGGACCCTGCTTGGTCCTCCACCTCTTTCCAGGCAGCCATCTGCATGCGAAGAGGCTCATCCCCCGCGAGTTCCTCACATACTCCTAGAGTAGAGGATCGGATAGGAATAGGCATCAAATCGATAGGTTCCGCTATCAAATAGGCGATCCTACACATACCTCTTGGTACTCGTGGTCCAGGACAtggtcgtcctcgccgccgccatcatctcggccgccgccgttgccgctgCTCATCGCTGCAGTACTCTGTGCTTGCTGGGGCCCTGCA
The genomic region above belongs to Panicum virgatum strain AP13 chromosome 8N, P.virgatum_v5, whole genome shotgun sequence and contains:
- the LOC120685809 gene encoding caffeoylshikimate esterase-like; its protein translation is MSSGNGGGRDDGGGEDDHVLDHEYQEEYVRNSRGMSLFACRWLPGKRWRTKQGPRPPKALVFLCHGYAVECGVTMRGTGERLARAGYAVYGLDYEGHGRSDGLQGYVPDFQALVQDCDDYFTSVARSHPHRRRFLLGESMGGAVALLLHRARPDFWAGAVLVAPMCKIADDMRPHPVVVNILRAMTSIIPTWKIVPTADVIDAAYRMQDKRDEIRGNPYCYKDKPRLKTAFELLKVSLDVEANLLHKVSLPFLIVHGGADKVTDPSVSELLYQSAASQDKTLKLYPGMWHALTSGESPNNIRTVFQDIIAWLDHRSTEELLPELEQKARHDHQHHHQHAGK